CTTGCGGCGCATTTCCTTCTTGATTCCGCTGCGCTCAACCAGCTTGCGGAAGCGGCGCACCGCCTCATGAATCGATTCGCTTTCGCGAACCTTCAACTTTACCACAAGTCCTCCTCGTTGCTGGAAACCCTATCGACACAACTACATCGGTCCCGGCGGACCGAGCGAAACCGATAATTTACACCGATCGCGTAGCCGCTGTCTATCCTGACAATGCCCCAAATCAGCAGCAATTCTGCTCCCTGATATTCTATAACGGTTTTTTGGCGTCCCGTCCGTCAATCGGTCTGCCCATCGCAAAGGCCATCGGGTCCCTATGTCGA
This window of the Pirellulales bacterium genome carries:
- the rpsU gene encoding 30S ribosomal protein S21, whose protein sequence is MVKLKVRESESIHEAVRRFRKLVERSGIKKEMRRKEYYEKPSDTRRRARLRAERRARRGRLVTARG